A single region of the Micropterus dolomieu isolate WLL.071019.BEF.003 ecotype Adirondacks linkage group LG18, ASM2129224v1, whole genome shotgun sequence genome encodes:
- the LOC123956803 gene encoding LIM domain and actin-binding protein 1-like isoform X1, translated as MESGPFNRRSWVTQSVRVTAKELSLSGRGRNNAIAERFSKYQRAAEESSAEKKKGASESAAPSLRSANLSALKKRWEQVGSVGQDKPSSVPPPSQSSSHCKPPALSRAASVTEHCPPLKSPGLQTAQVGQLAASRVQKPSAAPEAPKGDEHRGMDRDVQTHEQVPTSPCASYEKPRVPLNNLKMKFEKGEDTKGGRTTLRSTSSEDADQHGGLSVSDRVLESTSLREKMAKFQAAVSKQSTTRSGLAPEVPAPKASAPVNQEHIPAPECNGESSEQLKASRKFCPPVQETCIVCLKTVYPLERLVALQHVYHKSCFRCVHCSARLSLASFASLHGNVYCKPHYNQLFKAKGNYDEGFGHRPHKELWEPRADGDESEEVVKTKEKEGPASVTRRAESISDNQPTPNGETSPQVKVTDLKVLMETRVQTHASSGEKLQSTEKPAEKRRLRIAWPPPTDEGHSGTATLSPVTEGTASGRPWRAKWPPEGDVSPSFQSSDRAELKSLRRSSSLKERIRPFTIAAKPTPATSSGPREPRRPLKSLLQWRASFEEQNSSEEPSKENKPELEQVKQQEKKEPAIPQIPSEDAANTCDTISEEDVKTAPKRQEDRDRQAQKGKAAADEMAVEEGSLNILQSPSSPLQPKQNRASQDVGFWEEDKEGSDAEELSAEDIIKRNRYYEEEDSDH; from the exons ATGGAAAGTGGTCCCTTCAATCGACGGTCCTGGGTGACACAGTCTGTGCGAGTCACTGCGAAGGAGCTGTCACTGAGTGGCCGAGGGAGAAACAATGCCATTGCTGAGCGCTTCTCCAA gtatcagagagctgcagaggagTCAAgtgcagagaagaaaaaagga GCATCTGAGAGTGCGGCACCCTCCCTGCGGTCAGCCAACCTGAGTGCTCTGAAGAAGCGCTGGGAGCAGGTAGGGAGCGTTGGTCAGGACAAGCCTTCTTCTGTCCCACCGCCTAGCCAGTCCAGCTCTCACTGCAAGCCTCCGGCTCTGTCCAGGGCTGCTTCTGTCACTGAGCACTGTCCACCATTAAAGAGCCCCGGCCTACAGACTGCTCAGGTAGGTCAACTTGCAGCCAGTCGTGTCCAGAAGCCCTCAGCAGCTCCAGAAGCACCCAAAGGTGACGAACACAGAGGGATGGACAGGGATGTGCAGACACATGAGCAAGTTCCAACCAGCCCCTGTGCCTCTTATGAAAAACCCCGAGTGCCACTGAACAACCTGAAGATGAAGTTTGAGAAGGGAGAGGACACCAAG GGTGGCAGGACGACACTACGCAGCACTTCATCAGAGGACGCGGACCAACATGGCG GCCTGTCTGTGTCTGACAGAGTGTTGGAGTCGACATCACTGAGGGAGAAGATGGCCAAGTTCCAGGCTGCCGTTTCTAAACAAAGCACCACTCGCTCT GGTCTGGCCCCAGAGGTACCTGCACCAAAAGCATCTGCACCAGTAAATCAGGAACACATTCCTGCACCTGAGTGTAATG GGGAGAGCAGCGAGCAACTCAAAGCATCTAGG AAGTTCTGCCCACCGGTGCAGGAGACGTGCATCGTGTGTCTAAAGACAGTGTACCCGCTGGAGAGACTGGTAGCTCTTCAGCATGTCTACCACAAGAGTTGCTTCCGCTGTGTTCACTGCAGCGCAAGGCTCAG TCTTGCAAGCTTTGCCTCTCTGCACGGTAACGTCTACTGCAAGCCCCATTACAACCAGCTGTTTAAAGCTAAAGGCAACTACGATGAGGGCTTTGGCCATCGGCCTCACAAGGAGCTTTGGGAGCCTCGAGCTGATGGAGATGAAAGTGAGGAAGTGgtgaagacaaaagaaaaagagggaccAGCATCTGTGACCCGTCGAGCTGAGAGTATCTCAGACAACCAGCCAACCCCAAATGGGGAAACATCCCCACAGGTTAAGGTTACAGACCTGAAAGTCTTAATGGAGACACGTGTGCAGACACATGCCAGCTCAGGTGAGAAGCTCCAGTCTACAGAGAAGCCAGCTGAGAAACGCCGGCTGAGGATCGCCTGGCCTCCCCCGACTGATGAGGGCCACTCTGGAACAGCAACACTTAGTCCAGTCACGGAGGGAACTGCTTCAGGCCGACCCTGGAGAGCCAAGTGGCCCCCAGAGGGAGATGTTTCACCATCCTTCCAGAGCTCAGATCGTGCTGAACTGAAGAGCCTGAGGAGGAGTTCTTCTCTAAAGGAGCGCATTCGGCCTTTTACAATCGCAGCTAAACCCACCCCGGCAACCAGTTCGGGACCCAGGGAGCCTCGTCGCCCTCTCAAATCCCTGCTGCAATGGAGGGCATCATTTGAGGAGCAAAACTCATCTGAAGAACCATCCAAGGAAAACAAGCCAGAGCTTGAGCAGGTGAAAcagcaggaaaagaaagagCCGGCGATCCCTCAAATACCAAGTGAAGATGCGGCAAATACCTGTGACACCATATCAGAGGAGGATGTGAAGACTGCGCCCAAGCGtcaggaagacagagacaggcaagCACAGAAAGGAAAGGCTGCAGCAGACGAGATGGCGGTAGAAGAGGGCTCCCTCAACATCTTGCAGTCCCCCTCTTCACCTTTACAGCCAAAACAGAACCGCGCCTCCCAGGATGTGGGTTTCTGGGAAGAGGACAAAGAAGGAAGTGATGCAGAGGAGCTGAGTGCAGAGGATATAATCAAGAGGAACCGCTACTATGAGGAGGAGGACTCCGACCATTAA
- the LOC123956803 gene encoding LIM domain and actin-binding protein 1-like isoform X2 encodes MDRDVQTHEQVPTSPCASYEKPRVPLNNLKMKFEKGEDTKGGRTTLRSTSSEDADQHGGLSVSDRVLESTSLREKMAKFQAAVSKQSTTRSGLAPEVPAPKASAPVNQEHIPAPECNGESSEQLKASRKFCPPVQETCIVCLKTVYPLERLVALQHVYHKSCFRCVHCSARLSLASFASLHGNVYCKPHYNQLFKAKGNYDEGFGHRPHKELWEPRADGDESEEVVKTKEKEGPASVTRRAESISDNQPTPNGETSPQVKVTDLKVLMETRVQTHASSGEKLQSTEKPAEKRRLRIAWPPPTDEGHSGTATLSPVTEGTASGRPWRAKWPPEGDVSPSFQSSDRAELKSLRRSSSLKERIRPFTIAAKPTPATSSGPREPRRPLKSLLQWRASFEEQNSSEEPSKENKPELEQVKQQEKKEPAIPQIPSEDAANTCDTISEEDVKTAPKRQEDRDRQAQKGKAAADEMAVEEGSLNILQSPSSPLQPKQNRASQDVGFWEEDKEGSDAEELSAEDIIKRNRYYEEEDSDH; translated from the exons ATGGACAGGGATGTGCAGACACATGAGCAAGTTCCAACCAGCCCCTGTGCCTCTTATGAAAAACCCCGAGTGCCACTGAACAACCTGAAGATGAAGTTTGAGAAGGGAGAGGACACCAAG GGTGGCAGGACGACACTACGCAGCACTTCATCAGAGGACGCGGACCAACATGGCG GCCTGTCTGTGTCTGACAGAGTGTTGGAGTCGACATCACTGAGGGAGAAGATGGCCAAGTTCCAGGCTGCCGTTTCTAAACAAAGCACCACTCGCTCT GGTCTGGCCCCAGAGGTACCTGCACCAAAAGCATCTGCACCAGTAAATCAGGAACACATTCCTGCACCTGAGTGTAATG GGGAGAGCAGCGAGCAACTCAAAGCATCTAGG AAGTTCTGCCCACCGGTGCAGGAGACGTGCATCGTGTGTCTAAAGACAGTGTACCCGCTGGAGAGACTGGTAGCTCTTCAGCATGTCTACCACAAGAGTTGCTTCCGCTGTGTTCACTGCAGCGCAAGGCTCAG TCTTGCAAGCTTTGCCTCTCTGCACGGTAACGTCTACTGCAAGCCCCATTACAACCAGCTGTTTAAAGCTAAAGGCAACTACGATGAGGGCTTTGGCCATCGGCCTCACAAGGAGCTTTGGGAGCCTCGAGCTGATGGAGATGAAAGTGAGGAAGTGgtgaagacaaaagaaaaagagggaccAGCATCTGTGACCCGTCGAGCTGAGAGTATCTCAGACAACCAGCCAACCCCAAATGGGGAAACATCCCCACAGGTTAAGGTTACAGACCTGAAAGTCTTAATGGAGACACGTGTGCAGACACATGCCAGCTCAGGTGAGAAGCTCCAGTCTACAGAGAAGCCAGCTGAGAAACGCCGGCTGAGGATCGCCTGGCCTCCCCCGACTGATGAGGGCCACTCTGGAACAGCAACACTTAGTCCAGTCACGGAGGGAACTGCTTCAGGCCGACCCTGGAGAGCCAAGTGGCCCCCAGAGGGAGATGTTTCACCATCCTTCCAGAGCTCAGATCGTGCTGAACTGAAGAGCCTGAGGAGGAGTTCTTCTCTAAAGGAGCGCATTCGGCCTTTTACAATCGCAGCTAAACCCACCCCGGCAACCAGTTCGGGACCCAGGGAGCCTCGTCGCCCTCTCAAATCCCTGCTGCAATGGAGGGCATCATTTGAGGAGCAAAACTCATCTGAAGAACCATCCAAGGAAAACAAGCCAGAGCTTGAGCAGGTGAAAcagcaggaaaagaaagagCCGGCGATCCCTCAAATACCAAGTGAAGATGCGGCAAATACCTGTGACACCATATCAGAGGAGGATGTGAAGACTGCGCCCAAGCGtcaggaagacagagacaggcaagCACAGAAAGGAAAGGCTGCAGCAGACGAGATGGCGGTAGAAGAGGGCTCCCTCAACATCTTGCAGTCCCCCTCTTCACCTTTACAGCCAAAACAGAACCGCGCCTCCCAGGATGTGGGTTTCTGGGAAGAGGACAAAGAAGGAAGTGATGCAGAGGAGCTGAGTGCAGAGGATATAATCAAGAGGAACCGCTACTATGAGGAGGAGGACTCCGACCATTAA